From one Colletotrichum destructivum chromosome 3, complete sequence genomic stretch:
- a CDS encoding Putative DAPG hydrolase, PhiG domain-containing protein: METESLRHRSAARLSALRTQLTTPAMASNTITTNQLQNPDTDGYPAKVPITYYPLDTQKAFKYNANRVKDKSYAKYYNRELYIYADIPQYIREPMPAEGVLPITDARRLLDPGYHPHENGWVALPDGTAYVASRTRFPGSTGDMVRWWFWWHSVEPERYALWYPYDHLSVRSSYADRLHRTELSHTQKWLGSTHRVTEFIGATKMAVHIRFVDPAHYGLPWEELKASGYEAAVCAELHDGLVSNLKIGDFLHLWRKTEDGLELRSRYWLGGGVHYKLLGMRIGIDYLAGALGFKHLLGGEKVAYEHFIHDQTEFTNLAGFLPNLYADYLAGRL; the protein is encoded by the coding sequence ATGGAGACCGAGTCGCTTCGCCATAGGTCTGCAGCTCGGTTGTCTGCGCTGCGAACTCAGTTAACAACACCAGCGATGGCCAGCAATACGATAACCACGAACCAACTCCAGAATCCGGACACGGATGGCTATCCCGCAAAGGTACCTATCACGTATTACCCTTTGGATACGCAAAAGGCTTTCAAGTACAACGCGAACCGGGTTAAAGACAAATCGTACGCCAAGTATTACAACCGCGAACTGTATATCTACGCCGACATCCCGCAGTACATCCGCGAGCCGATGCCGGCAGAAGGCGTACTACCGATCACGGATGCCCGTCGTCTGCTGGACCCCGGCTATCACCCTCACGAGAACGGCTGGGTCGCCCTCCCGGACGGGACCGCCTATGTCGCCTCGCGGACTCGTTTCCCGGGATCGACAGGAGACATGGTCCGTTGGTGGTTTTGGTGGCACAGCGTCGAGCCCGAGCGCTACGCCCTCTGGTATCCCTACGACCATCTCAGCGTCCGGTCGTCGTACGCGGACCGCCTACACCGCACTGAATTGTCCCACACGCAAAAGTGGCTTGGCTCCACCCACCGTGTCACGGAGTTCATCGGCGCGACCAAGATGGCCGTCCACATCCGCTTCGTCGACCCTGCCCACTATGGCTTGCCGTGGGAAGAGCTCAAGGCATCCGGCTACGAGGCTGCCGTCTGCGCAGAGCTGCACGACGGCTTGGTGTCGAACTTGAAGATTGGGGACTTCTTACACCTCTGGCGGAAGACTGAAGATGGGCTTGAGCTGCGAAGCCGGTATTGGCTTGGCGGGGGCGTTCATTACAAACTCCTCGGCATGAGGATCGGGATCGACTATCTTGCAGGTGCCTTGGGGTTCAAGCACCTTTTGGGCGGGGAAAAGGTTGCCTATGAGCACTTCATACACGATCAGACCGAGTTTACCAACCTGGCTGGTTTCCTACCGAACCTCTATGCAGATTACCTGGCTGGACGTCTTTGA
- a CDS encoding Putative rmlC-like cupin domain superfamily, rmlC-like jelly roll protein codes for MFSPKAFRAARTVTRISLCRPIISVPAQTHAFSATARMTSKFPTPSSDRPQNEMQYFPGMTTALPSESAEFRRVLWTGLYSQLVLMTIPVGGDIGEEIHTVDQVLTFTSGKGLAQVGSKEQEVKAGDMVIVPAGTKHQFLNKGPTPLILYTVYSPAEHKPTTIHKTKEEGDQEEEDGIDVAPEWSQRSKEQNEKEGWVKGE; via the exons ATGTTCTCCCCCAAAGCCTTTCGCGCAGCGCGCACCGTTACCCGAATCTCGCTGTGTCGACCCATCATCTCCGTACCAGCTCAAACCCACGCTTTCTCCGCAACCGCCAGGATGACATCCAAGTTCCCTACACCCTCGAGCGATCGGCCTCAGAATGAAATGCAATATTTTCCGGGAATGACGACGGCTCTGCCCTCCGAGTCCGCCGAGTTCCGTCGAGTTCTGTGGACGGGTCTCTACTCCCAGCTAGTCCTAATGACAATCCCAGTTGGTGGCGACATTGGTGAAGAA ATTCACACCGTCGACCAAGTCCTGACCTTCACTTCTGGCAAAGGTCTGGCGCAAGTCGGAAGCAAAGAGCAAgaggtcaaggccggcgacatGGTAATCGTTCCTGCGGGGACCAAGCACCAGTTCTTGAACAAGGGCCCGACACCCTTGATTCTGTACACGGTGTACTCGCCGGCGGAGCacaagccgacgacgattcacaagaccaaggaagaaggtgaccaggaggaagaggatggcaTCGATGTGGCACCGGAATGGAGCCAGAGAAGTAAGGAGCAGAATGAGAAGGAAGGTTGGGTCAAGGGCGAGTAA